A window of Corticium candelabrum chromosome 3, ooCorCand1.1, whole genome shotgun sequence contains these coding sequences:
- the LOC134176989 gene encoding uncharacterized protein K02A2.6-like, with product MSTGGFTFDHPSMDWNATDTYQEFKRFKEHVSFVFAGPLSKATNAERAGWLGMWVGQQGRELHKTFSWAEGEKEDPGKVLGKYEEYVSPRKNKRVSRFRFHQRVQKEDESFDTFLKDLRLLAMDCQFHDTEDILIDGIINGSRHKKVQERLLYEGQELTLAKSIQIARQFELSQQQLREMRGEDSGIAAVKPQKAIYKPKKAQLYPAVEQQARDKPQNLHTCGRCGNDQTHKKTRGKCPALGSTCTYCKKRNHWQTVCRARKTNRVYAMEPRSPEVSYTAQDSDSTEDEEDRSYINAVEPSHRAKQDRWLVRLEVGRSTKTFRIDTGAKCNVIVASKYKKLRNKGVLRRSRINLYSYSNHKINSLGVATIPIRYNSIDLETDFEIVDLEQDNIMSGDLAEQLGLIQRVSKVNTRVETQTQLPPIETQTQLPHEFQDFPDLANVTGTLPGTYTIKIDPSAKGVVHPTRRQPVMLRDKVIEKLKEMENDGFITRVEEPTEWVSSMVVSLRKDKVRICIDPRDLNKAIRREHHPMKTIEEIVSNIPSAKVFSVLDAKSGFLQIKLDHESSMLTTFNTPMGRYRWLRLPFGLKCAPEIYQRIMDQMLEGIEGATAIMDDILIAGRDMKHHDQILHQVIERATSYNLRLNYEKCHIRQPSVRYIGHLITAEGLKPDPEKIKAVAEMPDPQDQSDVKRFLGFVTYLAKFIPNLSDVDKPLRLLLKTDVKFEWHHEHKASFQKLKELCTHAPVLAYYDTRKAVEIQCDASSTGVGAVLLQDGRPVAYSSRSMTATESRYAQIEKEMLSIVHATTKFHHYVFGRHVQVYNDHKPLESIFLKPILSAPMRLQRMMLKLQWYDLTVTYRKGKDMQLADTLSRAYIPGEEPGNNDDLEYINTLKFVPITGTKHSEIQQATSTELKNLHFVILSGWPERREDVHITARPYWDSRDQLVVQDGIIFKGTRIVIPPSLRSQMLKLLHESHLGVVKCKQRAREVMYWPAMNAQIEDTVRRCDRCAEYQNRLPPEPLMPTPVPDLPFIEVGIDLFHFESKHYLILVDYYSKFIEVDELQDQTTSSTIQALKNQFCRHGIPEKCRSDNGPQFSSSDFQQFCKEYGVDHITSSPHFPQSNGEAERGIQTVKRLWKKVKDKQKALLDYRTTPLEGINLSPAQLLMGRRPRNTLPSSRKLLEHTSYNRESVQRHFQMEKMKQKQYYDSRPGVKPLPSLRPEDAVRMAPLPESNAWLPAKVDQQHKSPRSFVVECPKSGRKYRRNRRHLRPYPEASSLVNDTSRLDFTTGYNSLNSDNIASPLPDTPKAAVSEMEESSDRNTTPVTANPQVTRSGRNIRKPKKLDL from the coding sequence ATGTCAACAGGAGGATTCACGTTCGATCATCCATCCATGGACTGGAATGCCACAGACACATACCAAGAGTTCAAACGCTTCAAGGAACACGTGTCGTTTGTCTTCGCTGGCCCTCTTAGCAAAGCCACGAACGCGGAAAGAGCCGGGTGGCTAGGAATGTGGGTCGGTCAACAAGGCAGAGAACTGCACAAGACCTTCAGCTGGGCTGAAGGAGAAAAGGAGGACCCCGGAAAGGTTCTAGGGAAGTACGAGGAGTACGTAAGCCctaggaagaacaagagagtaTCACGCTTCCGATTTCACCAACGCGTACAAAAGGAGGACGAGAGTTTCGACACGTTCCTCAAAGACCTACGCCTTCTAGCCATGGACTGTCAGTTCCACGACACAGAAGACATCCTAATCGATGGCATCATCAATGGCTCACGTCACAAGAAAGTACAGGAACGCCTACTCTATGAGGGTCAAGAACTTACACTTGCCAAGTCCATACAAATAGCTCGACAGTTCGAGCTGTCACAACAGCAACTGCGAGAAATGAGAGGCGAAGACTCTGGAATAGCCGCTGTCAAACCACAGAAGGCGATCTACAAGCCAAAGAAAGCACAACTCTATCCAGCTGTTGAACAGCAGGCACGCGACAAACCGCAGAATTTGCACACATGTGGCAGATGCGGCAATgaccagacacacaaaaagacaagaGGAAAATGCCCAGCACTAGGATCAACCTGCACATACTGCAAGAAGAGAAACCACTGGCAGACCGTATGTCGAGCTAGAAAGACCAACAGGGTCTACGCAATGGAGCCTCGGAGTCCAGAGGTCAGCTATACAGCACAAGACAGCGACTCTACAGAGGACGAGGAAGACAGATCCTACATAAACGCTGTGGAACCCTCACATCGAGCCAAGCAAGACAGATGGTTAGTACGACTGGAAGTAGGAAGAAGCACCAAAACGTTCCGTATTGACACTGGAGCAAAGTGTAATGTCATAGTTGCCAGCAAATACAAGAAACTACGCAATAAGGGTGTCCTGAGGAGGTCACGGATAAATCTCTACTCTTACAGCAACCACAAGATCAACTCCCTTGGCGTGGCAACAATTCCCATCAGATACAATAGCATTGACCTGGAAACTGACTTCGAAATAGTTGACCTAGAGCAAGACAACATCATGTCAGGCGATCTAGCAGAACAGCTAGGCCTCATACAGAGAGTGAGCAAAGTGAACACGCGCGTGGAAACACAGACCCAACTTCCACCCatagaaacacagacacaacttCCACACGAATTTCAGGATTTCCCTGACTTGGCAAATGTAACTGGAACGTTGCCCGGCACCTACACCATCAAAATCGACCCCAGTGCCAAAGGAGTAGTGCAtccaacaagaagacaaccTGTCATGCTACGGGACAAGGTCATagagaaattgaaagaaatgGAGAACGATGGCTTTATCACCAGAGTAGAAGAACCCACAGAGTGGGTTAGCTCCATGGTAGTGTCCCTCAGGAAGGACAAAGTGAGGATCTGTATCGATCCTCGAGACCTAAACAAGGCAATTAGGCGGGAACATCATCCCATGAAGACAATTGAGGAAATCGTCAGCAACATTCCAAGCGCAAAGGTCTTCTCAGTCCTAGACGCGAAGTCTGGATTCCTGCAAATCAAATTGGACCACGAGTCATCAATGCTAACTACATTCAACACCCCCATGGGGAGGTACCGGTGGCTACGTCTGCCTTTTGGACTAAAGTGTGCTCCCGAAATTTACCAGAGAATCATGGACCAGATGCTGGAAGGTATCGAAGGGGCAACCGCCATCATGGATGACATATTGATAGCTGGCCGGGATATGAAACATCATGACCAGATACTCCACCAAGTAATCGAACGAGCCACCAGCTACAATTTACGCCTCAACTACGAGAAATGTCACATACGACAACCATCCGTTCGATACATCGGACATCTCATCACAGCCGAAGGGCTAAAGCCAGATCCAGAAAAGATAAAGGCAGTAGCGGAGATGCCGGATCCCCAGGATCAAAGTGACGTCAAAAGGTTTCTAGGCTTCGTCACTTACTTGGCAAAATTCATTCCAAACCTAAGCGACGTGGACAAGCCGCTGAGATTACTTCTGAAGACAGATGTGAAGTTCGAATGGCATCATGAACACAAAGCAAGCTTTCAGAAGCTGAAGGAGCTGTGTACCCATGCACCAGTGTTAGCTTACTATGATACTCGGAAAGCAGTAGAGATACAATGCGATGCGAGCAGCACAGGCGTAGGGGCGGTATTACTCCAAGACGGCAGGCCAGTAGCTTACTCATCAAGATCGATGACGGCTACTGAGTCGAGGTATGCTCAAATTGAGAAGGAAATGCTCTCGATTGTCCATGCAACCACAAAGTTTCATCACTATGTCTTCGGAAGACACGTACAAGTATACAATGATCACAAACCTCTGGAAAGCATTTTCCTGAAGCCCATACTGTCGGCACCAATGAGACTGCAGAGGATGATGCTCAAGCTTCAATGGTATGACTTGACTGTCACCTACCGAAAAGGGAAAGACATGCAACTAGCAGACACCCTCTCGAGAGCTTACATCCCAGGTGAAGAACCCGGAAACAATGACGACCTCGAATACATCAACACACTCAAATTTGTGCCAATCACGGGTACCAAACATTCGGAGATCCAACAAGCGACGTCTACAGAACTGAAGAACCTCCACTTTGTTATCCTCTCAGGCTGGCCAGAACGGCGGGAGGACGTCCACATTACAGCACGGCCGTACTGGGACTCACGAGACCAATTAGTAGTACAAGATGGCATCATCTTCAAGGGTACAAGGATAGTAATCCCGCCGAGCCTTCGTTCCCAAATGCTGAAACTACTTCATGAGTCACACCTTGGAGTAGTGAAATGCAAACAACGCGCCAGAGAGGTAATGTACTGGCCAGCCATGAACGCCCAGATAGAAGACACTGTACGGAGATGTGACCGCTGCGCGGAGTACCAAAACAGACTACCACCAGAACCTCTCATGCCAACACCAGTCCCAGACCTGCCATTTATTGAAGTGGGAATTGACCTTTTCCATTTTGAGTCCAAACACTATCTCATACTGGTAGATTACTACTCAAAATTCATTGAAGTGGATGAGCTGCAAGACCAGACCACGTCCTCTACAATCCAAGCGCTGAAGAACCAGTTTTGTAGACACGGCATTCCAGAGAAATGCAGGAGTGACAATGGTCCGCAATTCAGCTCATCAGACTTCCAACAATTCTGCAAGGAATACGGTGTCGACCACATAACTAGCAGTCCTCACTTCCCGCAGAGCAATGGTGAGGCGGAGAGAGGAATACAGACAGTGAAACGCCTCTGGAAGAAAGtcaaagacaagcagaaagcCCTTTTGGACTATAGAACAACCCCGTTAGAAGGCATCAACCTGTCACCTGCTCAACTGCTCATGGGAAGACGTCCTCGTAACACACTTCCCTCATCCAGAAAGCTACTAGAACATACCTCCTACAACAGAGAGTCTGTTCAGAGACACTTCCAGATGGAGAAGATGAAACAAAAGCAATACTATGATTCCAGACCAGGAGTGAAACCATTACCATCTCTACGACCCGAAGACGCAGTAAGGATGGCACCACTGCCGGAATCAAACGCTTGGCTCCCAGCCAAGGTCGACCAACAACACAAGTCACCACGATCTTTTGTTGTAGAATGTCCGAAGAGTGGAAGAAAGTACAGACGGAATCGAAGACATCTTCGACCGTACCCAGAAGCCAGTTCTCTTGTCAATGACACGTCCAGGCTCGATTTTACAACCGGATACAACAGTCTAAACTCGGACAATATAGCCTCACCTCTACCGGATACACCCAAAGCAGCAGTCAGCGAAATGGAGGAGAGCTCTGACCGAAATACAACTCCAGTGACCGCCAACCCGCAAGTGACTCGTTCTGGCAGAAATATCCGAAAGCCTAAGAAGCTGGACCTGTGA
- the LOC134177144 gene encoding uncharacterized protein LOC134177144 isoform X2, whose translation MEKSRISCRSTLAVARRCLSQSSQFDIEMIVSGKRRGSLSLLAISSDPAEVVMSRHVKPKHPLMKSNSMPFVLNKRSIYTKKRKGFFSPLKNDLQPTSGERIAAIGGVGLVMGVTNTFRDKPGIQARACNTMGHLAASEELARVVAAAGGVQSSMAAMKEFPEDVAVQKNGCHALANMAVEESVATDVIAKGGLSLILSAMAKYADDSELQDSACRVLGSLAACDEVCRQVGQAGCIAAVMDAMKAHKESVGVQECGCWALVSLSEDYDNCYDLRQAGALDVALYAMEMFYTGEALQEYCCRMLANMAAADDFDVNLASEKVVEALLGAMERYTKNLEIQEHALFTLGKVILESDAVVQPVLKNDGVHLVSEALKAFHTNINVQRGGCRALGALAMHEDAKDEIIIGGGLDIILSVIKQEEMEENEVVLMICCNALASLVDTEDVKVKVKVCEEGGLSRIIHAIQTYPDDPELCECVCRAISSLAGCNEVIENVRAAGAFQQVLVAMEKHPDNPEVQESAVHALRYAVCFIL comes from the exons ATGGAGAAGTCTCGAATTTCGTGTCGCAGTACTCTAGCTGTAGCACGCCGCTGTCTATCTCAGTCATCACAGTTTGACATTGAAATGATTGTGAGTGGAAAGCGACGCGGTAGCTTGTCTTTGTTGGCTATCAGTTCGGACCCTGCCGAGGTTGTCATGTCCCGACACGTCAAGCCAAAGCATCCTCTCATGAAAAGCAACTCGATGCCGTTTGTGCTGAACAAGAGGTCGATCTACACAAAGAAACGAAAGGGATTTTTCTCTCCGTTGAAGA ATGACCTTCAGCCTACTTCAGGTGAACGTATAGCGGCAATAGGAGGTGTCGGCCTAGTGATGGGTGTGACGAACACGTTCAGAGATAAACCAGGTATCCAGGCGCGGGCGTGCAACACCATGGGTCATTTGGCCGCTTCAG AAGAGTTAGCTCGAGTTGTGGCAGCTGCGGGTGGAGTGCAGTCATCTATGGCTGCCATGAAGGAGTTTCCAGAAGATGTAGCAGTGCAGAAGAATGGCTGTCATGCTCTAGCAAATATGGCAGTGGAAG AATCAGTTGCCACTGATGTCATTGCCAAAGGCGGGCTCTCACTTATTTTGTCTGCTATGGCAAAATATGCTGATGATTCTGAGCTGCAAGACAGTGCTTGTCGTGTTCTGGGCAGCCTAGCTGCTTGTG ATGAGGTCTGCAGGCAAGTTGGCCAGGCAGGATGTATAGCAGCTGTCATGGATGCCATGAAAGCCCATAAGGAGAGTGTAGGTGTGCAGGAGTGTGGTTGTTGGGCTCTCGTTTCACTTTCTGAAGACT ATGATAATTGTTATGATTTGCGTCAAGCTGGAGCACTTGATGTAGCATTGTATGCTATGGAAATGTTCTACACTGGAGAAGCTCTTCAGGAATATTGCTGTAGAATGTTGGCAAACATGGCAGCAGCGG ATGATTTTGATGTCAACCTGGCAAGTGAGAAGGTTGTTGAGGCATTGCTTGGTGCCATGGAAAGATATACCAAAAACTTGGAGATACAGGAACATGCATTGTTTACTCTTGGAAAAGTCATTTTGGAATCAG ATGCTGTTGTACAGCCTGTGCTTAAGAATGATGGTGTTCATCTTGTATCAGAAGCACTGAAGGCATTCCACACTAACATTAACGTTCAAAGAGGAGGGTGTCGTGCACTTGGAGCTTTAGCGATGCATGAGGATGCTAAAGATGAAATCATAATTGGTGGTGGATTGGATATTATTTTGTCAGTAATaaaacaagaagaaatggaAGAAAATGAAGTTGTTTTGATGATCTGTTGCAATGCATTGGCTAGTCTAGTTGATACAGAAG ATGTGAAAGTGAAGGTGAAAGTGTGTGAAGAGGGTGGTCTGTCTAGAATAATTCATGCCATACAAACGTACCCTGATGATCCAGAGTTATGTGAATGTGTTTGTCGAGCTATTAGTTCTTTAGCTGGATGTA ATGAAGTGATTGAAAATGTTCGAGCTGCTGGAGCATTTCAACAAGTGTTGGTTGCAATGGAGAAACATCCAGACAATCCTGAAGTGCAGGAATCTGCAGTTCATGCTCTCCGGTACGCTGTCTGTTTCATCCTTTAA
- the LOC134177144 gene encoding protein aardvark-like isoform X1 — protein MESMLSSKRTSSRLKPGLGMSRLSFQPGEGRKVSRCLSLGTYASSEGRRKISTMKPRVRQYVEDRGIGADGRAKKEGVSALLGAMSHFADSLELQVAGCKIVATRNNLCEGGHELMVASETVINALKAFSTEENLADWALAAIGKLLADDLQPTSGERIAAIGGVGLVMGVTNTFRDKPGIQARACNTMGHLAASEELARVVAAAGGVQSSMAAMKEFPEDVAVQKNGCHALANMAVEESVATDVIAKGGLSLILSAMAKYADDSELQDSACRVLGSLAACDEVCRQVGQAGCIAAVMDAMKAHKESVGVQECGCWALVSLSEDYDNCYDLRQAGALDVALYAMEMFYTGEALQEYCCRMLANMAAADDFDVNLASEKVVEALLGAMERYTKNLEIQEHALFTLGKVILESDAVVQPVLKNDGVHLVSEALKAFHTNINVQRGGCRALGALAMHEDAKDEIIIGGGLDIILSVIKQEEMEENEVVLMICCNALASLVDTEDVKVKVKVCEEGGLSRIIHAIQTYPDDPELCECVCRAISSLAGCNEVIENVRAAGAFQQVLVAMEKHPDNPEVQESAVHALRYAVCFIL, from the exons ATGGAAAGCATGCTTTCTTCAAAGCGTACTAGCAGCAGACTGAAACCGGGACTGGGTATGTCCAGACTTTCGTTTCAACCGGGAGAAGGACGTAAAGTGTCTAGGTGTCTCTCGCTTGGCACGTACGCGAGCAGCGAAGGTCGCAGGAAAATCTCAACCATGAAGCCGCGAGTTCGTCAGTACGTCGAAGATCGAG GAATAGGGGCGGATGGACGCGCTAAGAAGGAAGGCGTTTCAGCTCTCCTTGGAGCTATGAGCCATTTTGCAGACAGCTTGGAATTGCAAGTAGCCGGCTGCAAGATAGTAGCTACACGTAACAATCTCT GCGAAGGCGGTCATGAGTTAATGGTTGCTAGTGAGACTGTCATCAACGCTTTGAAAGCATTCTCAACAGAAGAAAACCTAGCAGACTGGGCCCTTGCAGCTATTGGCAAATTGCTAGCCG ATGACCTTCAGCCTACTTCAGGTGAACGTATAGCGGCAATAGGAGGTGTCGGCCTAGTGATGGGTGTGACGAACACGTTCAGAGATAAACCAGGTATCCAGGCGCGGGCGTGCAACACCATGGGTCATTTGGCCGCTTCAG AAGAGTTAGCTCGAGTTGTGGCAGCTGCGGGTGGAGTGCAGTCATCTATGGCTGCCATGAAGGAGTTTCCAGAAGATGTAGCAGTGCAGAAGAATGGCTGTCATGCTCTAGCAAATATGGCAGTGGAAG AATCAGTTGCCACTGATGTCATTGCCAAAGGCGGGCTCTCACTTATTTTGTCTGCTATGGCAAAATATGCTGATGATTCTGAGCTGCAAGACAGTGCTTGTCGTGTTCTGGGCAGCCTAGCTGCTTGTG ATGAGGTCTGCAGGCAAGTTGGCCAGGCAGGATGTATAGCAGCTGTCATGGATGCCATGAAAGCCCATAAGGAGAGTGTAGGTGTGCAGGAGTGTGGTTGTTGGGCTCTCGTTTCACTTTCTGAAGACT ATGATAATTGTTATGATTTGCGTCAAGCTGGAGCACTTGATGTAGCATTGTATGCTATGGAAATGTTCTACACTGGAGAAGCTCTTCAGGAATATTGCTGTAGAATGTTGGCAAACATGGCAGCAGCGG ATGATTTTGATGTCAACCTGGCAAGTGAGAAGGTTGTTGAGGCATTGCTTGGTGCCATGGAAAGATATACCAAAAACTTGGAGATACAGGAACATGCATTGTTTACTCTTGGAAAAGTCATTTTGGAATCAG ATGCTGTTGTACAGCCTGTGCTTAAGAATGATGGTGTTCATCTTGTATCAGAAGCACTGAAGGCATTCCACACTAACATTAACGTTCAAAGAGGAGGGTGTCGTGCACTTGGAGCTTTAGCGATGCATGAGGATGCTAAAGATGAAATCATAATTGGTGGTGGATTGGATATTATTTTGTCAGTAATaaaacaagaagaaatggaAGAAAATGAAGTTGTTTTGATGATCTGTTGCAATGCATTGGCTAGTCTAGTTGATACAGAAG ATGTGAAAGTGAAGGTGAAAGTGTGTGAAGAGGGTGGTCTGTCTAGAATAATTCATGCCATACAAACGTACCCTGATGATCCAGAGTTATGTGAATGTGTTTGTCGAGCTATTAGTTCTTTAGCTGGATGTA ATGAAGTGATTGAAAATGTTCGAGCTGCTGGAGCATTTCAACAAGTGTTGGTTGCAATGGAGAAACATCCAGACAATCCTGAAGTGCAGGAATCTGCAGTTCATGCTCTCCGGTACGCTGTCTGTTTCATCCTTTAA